The following are encoded together in the Coffea arabica cultivar ET-39 chromosome 1c, Coffea Arabica ET-39 HiFi, whole genome shotgun sequence genome:
- the LOC140005617 gene encoding uncharacterized protein yields MAENESNRRILRDFALPGAQGSQTSIVRPTVNANNFEIKPSLIQMVQQSQYGDAIKLRLFPFSLRDKAKVWLQSHPPNTFTTWDELAKAFLNKFFPPGKTAKLRMDITSFSQQEGETLYEAWERYRELQRRCPHHGLPDWLVVQTFYNGFTYPTKTHVDAAAGGALMGKTAEEAQQLIEEMAANNYQWANERGNSRRTAGMLEVDTLNMLSAKIDNVVKMLNRQVGSSSNQGVVVASCTICGGDHDDFMCSSSEHVQYLNNYNRPPQNNPYSNTYNPGWRNHPNFGWKDQGNQQRPINPPGFQQKQTLHESKPAWELAIEKLANASNDKIEKLASATTQRFERIEGRMDQLTNMYRNVEVQLGQIANAVNNRNQGDLPSKTEVNPREHVKAITLRSGKELVEPPVVGSGREFEKRENKKLSELKEGSKEEKGKEKIEENEL; encoded by the exons ATGGCAGAAAATGAATCAAATAGGAGAATTCTGCGAGATTTTGCTTTACCGGGAGCACAAGGATCTCAAACTAGCATTGTAAGACCAACGGTAAACGCTAATAACTTTGAGATAAAACCATCACTGATTCAAATGGTACAACAATCTCAATATGGAG ATGCGATTAAACTTCGATTGTTTCCATTTTCACTAAGGGACAAGGCTAAAGTTTGGCTACAATCTCATCCTCCCAATACTTTTACTACTTGGGATGAATTAGCTAAGGCTTTTCTTAATAAATTCTTTCCACCTGGAAAAACTGCTAAATTGAGAATGGATATAACAAGTTTCTCTCAACAGGAAGGAGAGACATTGTATGAAGCTTGGGAGCGTTATCGGGAATTGCAAAGAAGATGCCCTCATCATGGTCTACCCGATTGGCTAGTAGTCCAAACATTTTACAATGGTTTCACCTATCCAACAAAGACACATGTAGATGCAGCAGCGGGAGGAGCTTTAATGGGAAAGACAGCTGAGGAAGCTCAGCAATTGATCGAAGAAATGGCTGCTAACAATTACCAATGGGCAAACGAACGAGGTAATTCAAGGAGAACCGCAGGTATGCTTGAAGTAGATACCTTGAATATGTTAAGTGCAAAAATTGATAATGTGGTTAAGATGCTTAATAGGCAAGTTGGTTCTAGTTCTAATCAAGGAGTAGTTGTTGCAAGTTGTACCATTTGCGGCGGAGATCATGATGATTTTATGTGTTCTAGCAGTGAACATGTTCAATATCTCAACAATTACAACCGTCCACCCCAAAACAATCCATACTCCAATACTTATAATCCAGGATGGCGTAATCACCCGAATTTTGGATGGAAAGATCAAGGGAACCAACAAAGACCAATTAATCCACCAGGTTTTCAACAAAAGCAAACACTGCATGAGTCCAAACCAGCTTGGGAATTGGCAATCGAAAAGCTAGCCAATgcatcaaatgataaaattgaaaagttagctaGTGCAACTACTCAACGGTTTGAAAGAATTGAGGGAAGAATGGACCAACTCACCAATATGTACAGGAATGTTGAGGTCCAATTAGGCCAAATTGCCAATGCGGTTAATAATCGCAACCAAGGGGATTTACCTAGCAAAACTGAAGTGAACCCAAGGGAGCATGTGAAGGCCATAACCCTCCGTAGTGGTAAGGAATTAGTTGAGCCGCCAGTAGTTGGAAGTGGAAGAGAgtttgaaaaaagagagaataagaaattgagtgagttaaaaGAGGGAAGcaaggaagaaaaagggaaagaaaagatagAGGAAAATGAACTGTAA
- the LOC140005622 gene encoding uncharacterized protein, with the protein MAENESNRRILRDFALPGAQGSQTSIVRPTVNANNFEIKPSLIQMVQQSQYGDAIKLRLFPFSLRDKAKVWLQSHPPNTFTTWDELAKAFLNKFFPPGKTAKLRMDITSFSQQEGETLYEAWERYRELQRRCPHHGLPDWLVVQTFYNGFTYPTKTHVDAAAGGALMGKTAEEAQQLIEEMAANNYQWANERGNSRRTAGMLEVDTLNMLSAKMDNVVKMLNRQVGSSSNQGVVVASCTICGGDHDDFMCSSSEHVQYLNNYNRPPQNNPYSNTYNPGWRNHPNFGWKDQGNQQRPINPPGFQQKQTLHESKPAWELAIEKLANASNDKIEKLASATTQRFERIEGRMDQLTNMYRNVEVQLGQIANAVNNRNQGDLPSKTEVNPREHVKAITLRSGKELVEPPVVGSGREFEKRENKKLSELKEGSKEEKGKEKIEENEL; encoded by the exons ATGGCAGAAAATGAATCAAATAGGAGAATTCTGCGAGATTTTGCTTTACCGGGAGCACAAGGATCTCAAACTAGCATTGTAAGACCAACGGTAAACGCTAATAACTTTGAGATAAAACCATCACTGATTCAAATGGTACAACAATCTCAATATGGAG ATGCGATTAAACTTCGATTGTTTCCATTTTCACTAAGGGACAAGGCTAAAGTTTGGCTACAATCTCATCCTCCCAATACTTTTACTACTTGGGATGAATTAGCTAAGGCTTTTCTTAATAAATTCTTTCCACCTGGAAAAACTGCTAAATTGAGAATGGATATAACAAGTTTCTCTCAACAGGAAGGAGAGACATTGTATGAAGCTTGGGAGCGTTATCGGGAATTGCAAAGAAGATGCCCTCATCATGGTCTACCCGATTGGCTAGTAGTCCAAACATTTTACAATGGTTTCACCTATCCAACAAAGACACATGTAGATGCAGCAGCGGGAGGAGCTTTAATGGGAAAGACAGCTGAGGAAGCTCAGCAATTGATCGAAGAAATGGCTGCTAACAATTACCAATGGGCAAACGAACGAGGTAATTCAAGGAGAACCGCAGGTATGCTTGAAGTAGATACCTTGAATATGTTAAGTGCAAAAATGGATAATGTGGTTAAGATGCTTAATAGGCAAGTTGGTTCTAGTTCTAATCAAGGAGTAGTTGTTGCAAGTTGTACCATTTGCGGCGGAGATCATGATGATTTTATGTGTTCTAGCAGTGAACATGTTCAATATCTCAACAATTACAACCGTCCACCCCAAAACAATCCATACTCCAATACTTATAATCCAGGATGGCGTAATCACCCGAATTTTGGATGGAAAGATCAAGGGAACCAACAAAGACCAATTAATCCACCAGGTTTTCAACAAAAGCAAACACTGCATGAGTCCAAACCAGCTTGGGAATTGGCAATCGAAAAGCTAGCCAATgcatcaaatgataaaattgaaaagttagctaGTGCAACTACTCAACGGTTTGAAAGAATTGAGGGAAGAATGGACCAACTCACCAATATGTACAGGAATGTTGAGGTCCAATTAGGCCAAATTGCCAATGCGGTTAATAATCGCAACCAAGGGGATTTACCTAGCAAAACTGAAGTGAACCCAAGGGAGCATGTGAAGGCCATAACCCTCCGTAGTGGTAAGGAATTAGTTGAGCCGCCAGTAGTTGGAAGTGGAAGAGAgtttgaaaaaagagagaataagaaattgagtgagttaaaaGAGGGAAGcaaggaagaaaaagggaaagaaaagatagAGGAAAATGAACTGTAA